Proteins encoded together in one Quercus lobata isolate SW786 chromosome 3, ValleyOak3.0 Primary Assembly, whole genome shotgun sequence window:
- the LOC115981456 gene encoding wall-associated receptor kinase-like 20, whose product MVMMFLFLILVTHVSEAYNNCPKCGSIDVPYPLSTDDNCGDPRYKVYCNNGILEFLSARGFYYKILSINPSAYKLIISPPPIQKDTCYSSDLNSGGLKLDENLPFNISTHNTVMLFNCSERIIRSPLNCSSISFCRQFENNVEEGLGCKNTLCCHYLKDSAMTSHMIRLRVGGCTAYTSMVDMKLGSFFDSWTYGIELQWVPPN is encoded by the coding sequence ATGGTTATgatgtttctttttctcattttagtaACCCATGTGTCAGAAGCATACAATAATTGCCCTAAATGTGGCAGCATTGATGTTCCATACCCTCTTAGCACTGATGACAACTGTGGAGACCCTAGGTATAAAGTCTATTGCAACAATGGCATTCTTGAGTTCTTGTCAGCTAGAGGGTTTTACTACAAGATCCTCAGTATTAATCCAAGTGCTTATAAGCTCATTATAAGCCCACCCCCAATACAGAAAGACACGTGTTATTCTTCTGATCTCAATTCAGGAGGGTTAAAGCTTGATGAGAACTTGCCCTTCAACATATCAACTCATAACACTGTCATGTTGTTTAATTGCTCTGAACGCATTATTCGGTCGCCTCTGAATTGTTCTTCAATCAGCTTTTGTAGGCAGTTTGAGAACAATGTGGAGGAGGGACTTGGGTGTAAGAATACCCTTTGCTGCCATTACTTGAAAGATTCTGCCATGACTTCGCATATGATTAGGCTCAGGGTTGGAGGGTGCACTGCTTATACTTCAATGGTGGATATGAAGCTTGGATCTTTTTTTGATTCATGGACCTACGGTATTGAGCTGCAATGGGTGCCCCCCAATTGA
- the LOC115978852 gene encoding AP-3 complex subunit mu-like isoform X1 produces MLQCIFLLSDSGEVMLEKQLTGHRVDRSICDWFWGQAISQGDSFKLQPVIASSTHYLFQVVREGITFLACTQVEMPPLMAIEFLCRVADVLSDYLGGLNEDVIKDNFVIVYELLDEMIDNGFPLTTEPNILREMIAQPNIVSKMLSVVTGNSSNVSETLPGATASCVPWRTSDPKYANNEVYVDLVEEMDATINRDGALVKCEIYGEVQVNSHLSGLPDLTLSFANPSILDDVRFHPCVRFRPWESHQILSFVPPDGQFKLMSYRVKKLKSTPIYVKPQLTSDAGTCRVNVMVGIRNDPGKTIDSITVQFKLPPCILSADLTSNHGTVNILTNKTCSWSIGRIPKDKAPSMSGTFVLETGLERLHVFPTFQVSFRIMGVALSGLQIDKLDLKNLPNRPYKGFRALTRAGEFEVRS; encoded by the exons ATGTTACAGTGCATATTTCTTCTATCAGATTCTGG AGAGGTAATGCTTGAGAAACAGCTAACTGGGCATCGAGTGGATCGGTCtatatgtgattggttttggGGGCAGGCCATTTCTCAAGGTGATTCCTTCAAG CTACAACCAGTAATTGCATCATCAACTCATTATCTATTCCAAGTTGTTCGCGAAGGGATCACATTTTTGGCTTGCACGCAAGTTGAAATGCCGCCTTTGATGGCCATTGAG tttctttgcAGAGTAGCTGATGTACTCTCAGATTATCTTGGAGGTTTGAATGAAGATGTGATAAAGGATAACTTTGTCATTGTATATGAG CTTCTGGATGAGATGATAGACAATGGCTTCCCTCTAACTACAGAGCCTAACATACTGAGAGAGATGATAGCCCAGCCAAACATTGTTAGCAAAATGTTGAGTGTTGTGACTGGTAATAGTTCCAATGTCAGTGAAACCCTTCCAGGTGCAACAGCATCCTGTGTTCCATGGAGAACATCAGACCCAAAATATGCTAATAATGAAGTTTATGTTGATCTTGTTGAAGAAATGGATGCAACTATTAACAG GGATGGAGCATTGGTGAAATGCGAGATTTATGGTGAAGTTCAGGTGAACTCCCATCTCTCAGGTCTTCCTGATTTAACTCTTTCATTTGCAAACCCTTCCATCTTGGATGATGTGAGATTCCATCCCTGCGTTCGGTTTCGACCTTGGGAGTCCCATCAAATTCTATCATTTGTGCCTCCAGATGGACAGTTTAAGCTCATGAGTTATAG GGTTAAAAAGTTGAAGAGTACTCCTATATATGTAAAACCGCAGCTAACATCCGATGCGGGAACATGTCGTGTCAATGTCATGGTTGGAATACGAAACGATCCTGGAAAGACAATCGACTCAATAACCGTGCAATTTAAACTGCCTCCTTGCATTTTATCAGCTGATCTGACTTCAAATCATGGAACAGTAAATATCCTTACTAATAAG ACCTGCTCATGGTCAATTGGACGGATCCCAAAAGACAAGGCCCCTTCAATGTCTGGAACTTTTGTGCTTGAGACAGGGTTAGAGCGCCTTCATGTATTTCCCACATTTCAAGTATCGTTTAGAATTATGGGTGTTGCCCTCTCTGGCCTACAAATAGATAAACTTGATCTGAAGAATCTACCTAATCGTCCCTACAAAGGTTTTCGAGCTCTCACACGTGCAGGGGAATTTGAAGTTAGATCATGA
- the LOC115978852 gene encoding AP-3 complex subunit mu-like isoform X2, whose translation MPPLMAIEFLCRVADVLSDYLGGLNEDVIKDNFVIVYELLDEMIDNGFPLTTEPNILREMIAQPNIVSKMLSVVTGNSSNVSETLPGATASCVPWRTSDPKYANNEVYVDLVEEMDATINRDGALVKCEIYGEVQVNSHLSGLPDLTLSFANPSILDDVRFHPCVRFRPWESHQILSFVPPDGQFKLMSYRVKKLKSTPIYVKPQLTSDAGTCRVNVMVGIRNDPGKTIDSITVQFKLPPCILSADLTSNHGTVNILTNKTCSWSIGRIPKDKAPSMSGTFVLETGLERLHVFPTFQVSFRIMGVALSGLQIDKLDLKNLPNRPYKGFRALTRAGEFEVRS comes from the exons ATGCCGCCTTTGATGGCCATTGAG tttctttgcAGAGTAGCTGATGTACTCTCAGATTATCTTGGAGGTTTGAATGAAGATGTGATAAAGGATAACTTTGTCATTGTATATGAG CTTCTGGATGAGATGATAGACAATGGCTTCCCTCTAACTACAGAGCCTAACATACTGAGAGAGATGATAGCCCAGCCAAACATTGTTAGCAAAATGTTGAGTGTTGTGACTGGTAATAGTTCCAATGTCAGTGAAACCCTTCCAGGTGCAACAGCATCCTGTGTTCCATGGAGAACATCAGACCCAAAATATGCTAATAATGAAGTTTATGTTGATCTTGTTGAAGAAATGGATGCAACTATTAACAG GGATGGAGCATTGGTGAAATGCGAGATTTATGGTGAAGTTCAGGTGAACTCCCATCTCTCAGGTCTTCCTGATTTAACTCTTTCATTTGCAAACCCTTCCATCTTGGATGATGTGAGATTCCATCCCTGCGTTCGGTTTCGACCTTGGGAGTCCCATCAAATTCTATCATTTGTGCCTCCAGATGGACAGTTTAAGCTCATGAGTTATAG GGTTAAAAAGTTGAAGAGTACTCCTATATATGTAAAACCGCAGCTAACATCCGATGCGGGAACATGTCGTGTCAATGTCATGGTTGGAATACGAAACGATCCTGGAAAGACAATCGACTCAATAACCGTGCAATTTAAACTGCCTCCTTGCATTTTATCAGCTGATCTGACTTCAAATCATGGAACAGTAAATATCCTTACTAATAAG ACCTGCTCATGGTCAATTGGACGGATCCCAAAAGACAAGGCCCCTTCAATGTCTGGAACTTTTGTGCTTGAGACAGGGTTAGAGCGCCTTCATGTATTTCCCACATTTCAAGTATCGTTTAGAATTATGGGTGTTGCCCTCTCTGGCCTACAAATAGATAAACTTGATCTGAAGAATCTACCTAATCGTCCCTACAAAGGTTTTCGAGCTCTCACACGTGCAGGGGAATTTGAAGTTAGATCATGA
- the LOC115980128 gene encoding Golgi apparatus membrane protein-like protein ECHIDNA: MASVDLNPTAVENYANPKTCFFHVIFKAASLAFYILSAIFVSNFVIIFVVTVLLAALDFWVVKNVSGRILVGLRWWNEINDLGESVWKFESLDQESLARMNKKDSWLFWWTLYLTAALWIVLAIFSLIRLQADYLLVIGVCLTLSIANIIGFTKCRKDAKQKIQQFASQTIASQFSSTIQSAFSVV, from the exons ATGGCCAGCGTGGATCTCAACCCG ACTGCAGTAGAAAATTATGCCAACCCGAAGACATGTTTCTTTCATGTTATTTTCAAG GCTGCTTCATTGGCGTTTTACATTCTTTCTGCCATATTTGTTAGTAACTTTGTCATCATTTTTGTGGTGACTGTTCTTCTTGCTGCTCTTGATTTTTGGGTAGTCAAGAATGTGAGTGGGCGTATTTTAGTTGGGTTAAGGTGGTGGAATGAAATAAATGATCTTGGTGAAAGTGTATGGAAATTTGAATCTCTTGACCAAGAG TCATTGGCCCGCATGAACAAGAAAGATTCGTGGCTGTTCTGGTGGACCCTATACCTTACG GCGGCTCTGTGGATCGTGTTAGCAATATTCTCTCTCATAAGGCTTCAAGCTGATTATCTCCTTGTTATAGGAGTTTGTTTGACCCTCAGTATTGCAAATATTATTGGCTTCACCAAATGCCGAAAAG ATGCTAAGCAAAAGATTCAACAATTTGCTTCTCAGACCATTGCATCTCAGTTCTCATCCACCATACAATCAGCATTCAGTGTTGTCTGA
- the LOC115980127 gene encoding chloroplast stem-loop binding protein of 41 kDa b, chloroplastic gives MAKLVVVQQKQPSFSLLPSSLSDFNGTRLQSQIQLKRKVWKPKGALHVSASSAKKILIMGGTRFIGVFLSRLLVKEGHQVTLFTRGKAPITQQLPGESDKDFVDFSSKILHLKGDRKDYEFVKSSLSAEGFDVVYDINGREAEEVEPILDALPKLEQYIYCSSAGVYLKSDLLPHFETDAVDPKSRHKGKLETESLLTSKGVNWTSIRPVYIYGPLNYNPVEEWFFHRLKAGRPIPIPNSGVQITQLGHVKDLARAFIQVLGNEKASRQVFNISGDKYVTFDGLARACAKAGGFPEPEIIHFNPKEFDFGKKKAFPFRDQHFFASIDKAKSVLGWKPEFDLVEGLADSYNLDFGRGTFRKAADFSTDDLILGKSLVLQS, from the exons ATGGCAAAGTTGGTGGTGGTGCAACAAAAACAaccttctttctctcttcttccttcttctctctctgacTTCAATGGCACCAGACTCCAATCTCAAATTCAG TTAAAAAGAAAGGTATGGAAGCCGAAAGGAGCATTACATGTCTCAGCATCAAGTGCCAAGAAAATTCTCATAATGGGAGGCACCAGATTTATTGGTGTGTTTTTGTCTAGACTCCTTGTTAAAGAGGGTCATCAG GTGACTTTGTTTACCAGAGGGAAAGCACCCATCACTCAACAATTGCCAGGTGAATCTGATAAGGACTTTGTTGATTTTTCTTCCAAG ATCTTGCATTTGAAAGGAGACAGGAAGGATTATGAATTTGTGAAATCCAGTCTCTCAGCTGAAGGCTTTGATGTTGTTTATGACATAAATG GACGAGAGGCAGAGGAAGTTGAACCCATTTTGGATGCACTACCAAAGCTAGAACA GTATATTTACTGCTCTTCGGCCGGTGTTTATCTCAAGTCTGATTTACTACCCCACTTTGAG ACTGATGCAGTTGATCCAAAGAGCAGGCACAAGGGAAAGCTTGAGACAGAGAGCTTACTAACATCAAAGGGTGTTAATTGGACTTCTATAAGGCCAGTCTACATCTATGGACCACTGAACTACAATCCTGTTGAAGAGTGGTTCTTCCACCGATTGAAAGCTGGTCGTCCAATTCCAATTCCCAACTCAGGGGTTCAAATAACACAACTCGGTCATGTTAAG GACTTGGCTAGAGCTTTTATTCAGGTGCTTGGAAATGAAAAGGCCAGCAGGCAAGTCTTCAACATCTCTGGAGATAAGTACGTCACCTTTGATGGATTAGCAAGAGCATGTGCAAAG GCTGGTGGATTTCCTGAGCCTGAGATCATTCACTTCAACCCTAAGGAATTTGATTTTGGTAAAAAGAAGGCATTTCCATTTCGTGATCAG CATTTCTTTGCATCAATTGACAAAGCAAAAAGTGTGCTTGGGTGGAAACCAGAATTTGACCTAGTGGAAGGGCTTGCTGACTCCTACAACTTAGACTTTGGTAGGGGAACATTCAGGAAAGCGGCCGATTTTTCAACAGATGACTTGATTCTCGGCAAGAGTCTTGTTCTTCAGAGCTAG